A window of the Streptomyces sp. Ag109_O5-10 genome harbors these coding sequences:
- a CDS encoding carbohydrate-binding protein, giving the protein MSEPTPTPAPQPIAPVLPGRPTPQRPAAVRAPGEDLGAHGGTPCPWCATPNRHDRHFCTRCAMPMAGHPDTGPAARRPWWRRIFDFRNRETPWAGDRPRLRRTFDRVLTWIVAAVVLTGVTVLAINTPKAVSATRDHFAKRAPVSPDSYRASRAYAGHKPELLFDKLNNTWWGPGIAGAGQGEWVEAHFDEPTRLLNVVITSGESTHNEQLNKSALPHRLTATIKTADGKTLTRELTLDQAAGGQTRDLRAADVVSVRFTIDSSYQASGRTQVAIAEIEFFGPSSANS; this is encoded by the coding sequence GTGAGCGAGCCCACCCCCACCCCGGCCCCCCAACCCATCGCTCCGGTCCTCCCCGGCCGCCCCACCCCCCAGCGCCCCGCCGCAGTCCGCGCCCCCGGCGAGGACCTCGGCGCCCACGGCGGCACCCCCTGCCCCTGGTGCGCCACCCCCAACCGCCACGACCGCCACTTCTGCACCCGCTGCGCCATGCCCATGGCCGGCCACCCCGACACCGGCCCCGCGGCCCGCCGCCCCTGGTGGCGCCGCATCTTCGACTTCCGCAACAGGGAGACCCCGTGGGCGGGCGACCGCCCCCGCCTCCGCCGCACCTTCGACCGCGTCCTCACCTGGATCGTCGCCGCCGTCGTCCTCACCGGCGTCACGGTCCTGGCGATCAACACGCCGAAGGCGGTCAGCGCCACCCGCGACCACTTCGCCAAGCGCGCCCCGGTCTCCCCGGACAGCTACCGCGCCTCCCGCGCCTACGCCGGCCACAAGCCGGAGCTGCTCTTCGACAAGCTGAACAACACGTGGTGGGGACCGGGCATCGCCGGGGCCGGCCAGGGCGAGTGGGTCGAGGCGCACTTCGACGAGCCGACCCGGCTCCTGAACGTCGTCATCACCTCCGGCGAGTCGACCCACAACGAGCAGCTGAACAAGTCGGCCCTGCCGCACCGCCTGACGGCGACCATCAAGACCGCGGACGGCAAGACCCTGACCCGTGAACTGACCCTCGACCAGGCGGCCGGCGGCCAGACCCGTGACCTGCGGGCCGCGGACGTCGTCTCCGTCCGTTTCACGATCGACTCGTCATACCAGGCGTCGGGCCGCACCCAGGTGGCCATCGCCGAGATCGAGTTCTTCGGCCCGTCCAGCGCGAACTCCTAG
- a CDS encoding putative baseplate assembly protein, which produces MALPSPNLDDRRFQQFVDDAKRYIQQRAPEWTDHNVSDPGITLVETVAHMADQIVYRLNRVPEKNHLAFLDLVGITLFPPSAARTDVTFWLSAAQEEAVPVPVGTEVATRRTETQEAVVFATERELTIVPSELRHLLRQQEGSAVVDLTHDLAEGKDLLCFNESPNPGDCMLLGLSAAVPHCAVALDLDSRVDGVGVDPRQPPLVWEAWTEDGWKECEVDRDGTGGLNRPGEVVLHVPGGHVLSRNGGLEASWLRCRVTEPHSDQPFYTTSPTVRFVEACTVGGTTAAVHAETVEDEALGESTGLPGQRLRLAHAPVVGDDPPLLLQTAEHDGEGGWVDWQVVPHFAASGPDDRHLTLDATTGEIAFGPAVREPDGSLRQYGAVAPKGAVIRARRYRTGGGRDGNVARGAVQILRSSIPYVAEVVNREAARGGVDGETVAEAKVRAPITLRAQERAVTLRDYEELARRAAPETARITCLEGEESEHGSYAVRVLVVPQAVSDPGGRLRFEQLVPGDALLDRITRYLDERRLIGTRLAVGPPFYQGVTVAATVHAFRGVDVDRVRRQAHDALYRHLDPLTGGADGKGWPFGRPVQSGEIFAVLQRVPGIELVDEVVLHPADPLTGKRGDPTDRIDLDAPSLVFSYDHRVRVIGE; this is translated from the coding sequence ATGGCCCTGCCCTCCCCGAACCTCGACGACCGCCGCTTCCAGCAGTTCGTCGACGACGCCAAGCGCTACATCCAGCAGCGCGCCCCGGAGTGGACCGACCACAACGTCTCCGACCCCGGCATCACCCTGGTGGAGACGGTCGCGCACATGGCCGACCAGATCGTGTACCGCCTCAACCGGGTTCCGGAGAAGAACCACCTGGCCTTCCTCGACCTGGTCGGCATCACGCTGTTCCCGCCCTCCGCCGCCCGCACGGACGTGACGTTCTGGCTGTCGGCCGCCCAGGAGGAGGCGGTTCCGGTGCCGGTCGGCACCGAGGTGGCGACCCGCCGCACCGAGACGCAGGAGGCGGTGGTCTTCGCGACCGAGCGGGAACTGACCATCGTGCCGAGCGAGTTGCGGCACCTGCTGCGTCAGCAGGAGGGGTCGGCGGTCGTCGACCTCACCCACGACCTCGCCGAGGGCAAGGACCTGTTGTGCTTCAACGAGTCCCCCAATCCCGGCGACTGCATGCTCCTCGGCCTGTCCGCCGCCGTCCCGCACTGCGCGGTCGCCCTGGACCTGGACAGCCGGGTCGACGGTGTCGGCGTGGACCCGCGGCAGCCCCCGCTGGTGTGGGAGGCGTGGACGGAGGACGGCTGGAAGGAGTGCGAGGTCGACCGGGACGGCACCGGCGGCCTGAACCGCCCCGGCGAGGTCGTCCTGCACGTTCCCGGCGGTCATGTGCTGTCCCGCAACGGCGGCCTGGAGGCCAGCTGGCTGCGCTGCCGGGTCACCGAGCCGCACTCCGACCAGCCGTTCTACACCACCTCTCCGACGGTCCGGTTCGTCGAGGCCTGCACGGTGGGCGGCACCACGGCCGCCGTGCACGCGGAGACCGTCGAGGACGAGGCGCTCGGCGAGTCCACCGGCCTGCCCGGCCAGCGCCTGCGGCTCGCCCACGCCCCCGTCGTCGGGGACGACCCGCCGCTCCTCCTGCAGACCGCCGAGCACGACGGCGAGGGCGGCTGGGTGGACTGGCAGGTCGTCCCGCACTTCGCGGCCTCGGGACCGGACGACCGGCACCTCACCCTCGACGCGACGACCGGCGAGATCGCCTTCGGCCCCGCGGTCCGCGAACCGGACGGCTCGCTGCGCCAGTACGGCGCGGTGGCCCCGAAGGGCGCGGTCATCCGGGCCCGCCGCTACCGCACCGGCGGCGGCCGGGACGGCAACGTGGCCCGGGGGGCCGTGCAGATCCTGCGCTCCTCCATCCCGTACGTCGCGGAGGTCGTCAACCGGGAGGCCGCGCGCGGCGGAGTGGACGGCGAGACGGTCGCCGAGGCGAAGGTCCGCGCGCCGATCACACTGCGCGCCCAGGAGCGGGCGGTGACGCTGCGCGACTACGAGGAACTGGCCCGCCGCGCCGCGCCCGAGACGGCCCGGATCACCTGCCTGGAGGGCGAGGAGAGCGAGCACGGCTCGTACGCGGTACGGGTCCTGGTGGTGCCCCAGGCGGTCTCCGACCCGGGCGGCCGGCTCCGCTTCGAGCAGCTCGTGCCCGGCGACGCCCTGCTGGACCGCATCACCCGCTACCTGGACGAACGCCGGCTGATCGGCACCCGGCTCGCGGTCGGCCCGCCCTTCTACCAGGGCGTCACGGTCGCCGCCACCGTGCACGCCTTCCGCGGTGTGGACGTCGACCGGGTCCGCCGCCAGGCCCACGACGCCCTCTACCGCCACCTGGACCCGCTCACCGGCGGTGCGGACGGCAAGGGCTGGCCGTTCGGGCGCCCGGTGCAGTCCGGTGAGATCTTCGCGGTGCTGCAGCGCGTCCCCGGCATCGAACTCGTCGACGAGGTCGTCCTGCACCCCGCCGACCCGCTGACCGGCAAGCGCGGCGATCCGACCGACCGCATCGACCTGGACGCCCCGTCCCTGGTCTTCTCCTACGACCACCGGGTGAGGGTGATCGGCGAATGA
- a CDS encoding glycoside hydrolase family 26 protein, with protein MARLRFLWVAVLVALLLLPVSRPEIPRPAAPGPFGAYVGYGADGVRRVAALGGWLRDRPRVGHTYLPGDVWRNIEGAPDFVRLWARWRQAEPDRLLVLNVPMLEHTEAHVPDAEVRRQLRLGASGSYDVHFRALARRLVAAGAPDTVVVLGWEMNGDTYTHRCGPDPAAWRAYWRRIVTAMRSVPGARFRFDFAPNRGRDAVPWTTCYPGDAYVDVLGMDAYDAPRGMSFQEQVAEPYGLRAQVDFAQAHGKPVSYPEWGLYENGDDPAYLRSMLDWFASNRPLYQTITDYCPHGVWQCRGNPRSTAVYRSRLRG; from the coding sequence ATGGCACGTCTGAGGTTCCTGTGGGTCGCCGTGCTGGTCGCCCTCCTGCTGCTGCCCGTGTCCCGGCCGGAGATCCCGCGGCCCGCCGCACCCGGGCCCTTCGGGGCGTACGTCGGGTACGGCGCCGACGGCGTACGGCGGGTGGCGGCGCTCGGCGGCTGGCTGCGGGACCGGCCCCGGGTCGGGCACACCTACCTGCCGGGCGACGTGTGGCGGAACATCGAGGGCGCCCCGGACTTCGTGCGGCTGTGGGCCCGTTGGCGGCAGGCCGAACCCGACCGGCTGCTCGTCCTCAACGTGCCGATGCTGGAACACACCGAGGCGCACGTCCCCGACGCCGAGGTGCGCCGCCAACTGCGGCTCGGGGCGAGCGGTTCGTACGACGTCCACTTCCGCGCCCTGGCCCGCCGGCTGGTCGCGGCCGGCGCGCCGGACACCGTCGTCGTGCTCGGCTGGGAGATGAACGGGGACACCTACACCCATCGCTGCGGCCCCGACCCCGCCGCCTGGCGGGCGTACTGGCGGCGGATCGTGACGGCCATGCGGTCGGTGCCGGGCGCCCGGTTCCGGTTCGACTTCGCGCCCAACCGGGGCCGGGACGCCGTCCCCTGGACCACCTGCTACCCGGGGGACGCATACGTGGACGTGCTGGGGATGGACGCGTACGACGCCCCGCGGGGGATGTCCTTCCAGGAGCAGGTGGCCGAGCCGTACGGGCTGCGGGCCCAGGTCGACTTCGCCCAGGCCCACGGCAAACCGGTCTCGTACCCCGAGTGGGGTCTGTACGAGAACGGCGACGATCCGGCGTACCTGCGATCCATGCTGGACTGGTTCGCGAGCAACCGCCCGCTGTACCAGACGATCACCGACTACTGCCCGCACGGCGTCTGGCAGTGCCGCGGCAACCCCAGGTCCACGGCGGTGTACCGGTCCCGGCTGCGGGGCTGA
- a CDS encoding C40 family peptidase — MASHRRAKQPGRARVTVLTSAAAAAVALSAQAANAAPVEKPSKNEVKSRVDKLYEEAEQATEKFNGAKEKQEKLQKQISALQDSVARGQEELNELRDGIGSMATAQYRSGGIDPSLQLFLSSDPDSYLDKASTLDQLSGQQVETLKKIQAKQRELAQERAEATGKLRDLAATRTELGKKKKEVQAKLAKAQKLLNSLTAAEKAALAAEQDRASRSSSARVDLGNDTSATGRAAAAFAAAKTRLGSPYVYGATGPSSFDCSGLTSWAYAQAGVSIPRTSESQSTIGTRIYSASGLQVGDLVFFFNDLHHVGLYAGNGQILHAPRTGTVVRYESMSTIGGPFMFGVRV, encoded by the coding sequence GTGGCGTCCCACCGTCGTGCCAAGCAGCCGGGCCGTGCCCGTGTCACCGTGCTCACCTCCGCCGCCGCTGCCGCCGTGGCCCTGAGCGCACAGGCGGCCAACGCCGCGCCCGTCGAGAAGCCGAGCAAGAACGAGGTCAAGTCCCGGGTCGACAAGCTCTACGAGGAGGCCGAGCAGGCCACCGAGAAGTTCAACGGGGCCAAGGAGAAGCAGGAGAAGCTCCAGAAACAGATATCCGCGCTCCAGGACTCGGTCGCCCGCGGGCAGGAGGAGCTGAACGAACTCCGCGACGGCATCGGCTCCATGGCCACCGCCCAGTACCGCAGCGGTGGGATCGACCCGTCCCTCCAGCTGTTCCTCTCCTCCGACCCGGACAGCTATCTGGACAAGGCGTCCACCCTCGACCAGCTGAGCGGCCAGCAGGTCGAGACGCTGAAGAAGATCCAGGCCAAGCAGCGCGAGTTGGCGCAGGAGCGGGCGGAGGCCACCGGCAAGCTCCGGGACCTGGCCGCCACCCGCACCGAACTGGGCAAGAAGAAGAAGGAAGTCCAGGCCAAGCTCGCCAAGGCACAGAAGCTGCTCAACAGCCTCACCGCCGCCGAGAAGGCCGCCCTCGCCGCCGAGCAGGACCGGGCCAGCCGGTCCTCCAGTGCGCGGGTCGACCTCGGCAACGACACCTCCGCCACCGGCAGGGCCGCCGCCGCCTTCGCCGCCGCGAAGACCAGGCTCGGCTCCCCGTACGTCTACGGCGCCACCGGCCCGTCCTCCTTCGACTGCTCGGGCCTCACCTCCTGGGCCTACGCGCAGGCCGGGGTCTCCATCCCGCGCACGTCCGAGTCCCAGTCGACGATCGGCACCAGGATCTACTCGGCGTCCGGCCTCCAGGTCGGCGACCTGGTCTTCTTCTTCAACGACCTGCACCACGTGGGCCTGTACGCGGGCAACGGACAGATCCTGCACGCCCCGCGCACGGGCACGGTCGTCCGCTACGAGTCCATGTCCACCATCGGCGGCCCGTTCATGTTCGGCGTCCGCGTCTGA
- a CDS encoding phage tail protein, with amino-acid sequence MRGSIDGLGSSVPIGPMLPAVFADDDLALRFVAGLDDVIAPIPNVLDCLPSYFDPALAPLDFAAWLGTWVGAETDGTESAPLLRAAVAAAAYLHRIRGTRWGLSETVRLAFGVPPEITESGGADWSARPLGAFPGTPRPGLHVHLTLPSPTPADEVRLEHLVAAARPAHMPYTVQVTASAERTPQR; translated from the coding sequence TTGAGAGGCTCGATCGACGGCCTGGGCTCCTCCGTCCCCATCGGCCCGATGCTCCCTGCGGTCTTCGCCGACGACGACCTCGCCCTGCGCTTCGTCGCCGGCCTGGACGACGTGATCGCCCCGATCCCGAACGTCCTGGACTGCCTGCCCAGCTACTTCGACCCGGCGCTGGCCCCGCTGGACTTCGCGGCGTGGCTCGGCACCTGGGTCGGCGCCGAGACCGACGGCACGGAATCGGCGCCCCTGCTCCGCGCGGCCGTGGCCGCGGCCGCCTACCTGCACCGCATCCGGGGCACCCGCTGGGGCCTGTCCGAGACGGTCCGGCTGGCCTTCGGCGTGCCACCGGAGATCACGGAGAGCGGCGGCGCCGACTGGAGCGCCCGCCCGCTGGGCGCCTTCCCCGGCACTCCCCGCCCCGGTCTCCACGTCCACCTCACGCTGCCGTCCCCCACCCCGGCCGACGAGGTCCGCCTGGAGCACCTCGTGGCCGCCGCCCGTCCCGCTCACATGCCCTACACGGTCCAGGTGACCGCGTCCGCCGAAAGGACCCCGCAGCGATGA
- a CDS encoding chitinase, whose protein sequence is MRRTRALHALPATALSAALVALGAGAAHADSHAASHHVKPMPAHVAAPYFEAWTGESPAALAAESGNKYLTLAFLQTPAAGSCTADWNGDATQPIAPAAFGADIAALQARGGNAIPSFGGYGADTTGTELADSCTDVDAIAGVYEKLVTTYGISRIDLDIEADSLANAAGIDRRNKAIAKAEHWAERTGRPLQFSYTLPTTTKGLADSGLAVLQNAVANHARVDVVNIMTFDYYDGAAHDMAADTRTAADGLHAQLHALFPHKSAKDLWGMTGVTEMPGIDDFGPAETFTTQNAATVERWAAAQGIDTLSFWALQRDNGTCVGTGGANACSGIAQDPWYFSHTFGRFGGPRR, encoded by the coding sequence ATGAGACGCACTCGTGCCCTGCACGCCCTGCCCGCAACTGCCCTTTCCGCCGCGCTCGTTGCCCTCGGGGCAGGCGCCGCGCACGCCGATTCGCACGCCGCCTCGCACCACGTGAAGCCCATGCCCGCGCACGTAGCGGCCCCCTACTTCGAGGCCTGGACCGGCGAGAGCCCCGCCGCGCTCGCCGCCGAGTCCGGCAACAAGTACCTCACCCTCGCCTTCCTCCAGACGCCCGCCGCGGGTTCCTGCACCGCCGACTGGAACGGCGACGCCACCCAGCCCATCGCCCCGGCCGCCTTCGGCGCCGACATCGCCGCCCTCCAGGCCCGCGGCGGCAACGCCATCCCCTCCTTCGGCGGCTACGGCGCCGACACCACCGGCACCGAACTCGCCGACAGCTGCACCGACGTGGACGCGATCGCCGGGGTCTACGAGAAGCTCGTCACGACGTACGGCATCAGCCGCATCGACCTCGACATCGAGGCGGACTCGCTCGCCAACGCGGCCGGAATCGACCGCCGCAACAAGGCGATCGCCAAGGCCGAACACTGGGCCGAACGCACCGGTCGGCCGCTCCAGTTCTCCTACACCCTGCCGACGACCACCAAGGGCCTCGCGGACAGCGGCCTGGCCGTCCTCCAGAACGCCGTCGCCAACCACGCGCGCGTGGACGTCGTCAACATCATGACCTTCGACTACTACGACGGCGCCGCCCATGACATGGCCGCCGACACGCGGACCGCCGCCGACGGCCTGCACGCCCAGCTCCACGCCCTCTTCCCGCACAAGAGCGCCAAGGACCTGTGGGGCATGACCGGCGTCACCGAGATGCCCGGCATCGACGACTTCGGTCCCGCGGAGACCTTCACCACCCAGAACGCCGCGACCGTCGAACGCTGGGCGGCCGCCCAGGGCATCGACACCCTCTCCTTCTGGGCCCTCCAGCGCGACAACGGCACCTGCGTCGGCACCGGCGGCGCCAACGCCTGCTCCGGCATAGCCCAGGACCCCTGGTACTTCAGCCACACCTTCGGCAGGTTCGGCGGCCCGCGCCGGTAG
- a CDS encoding GPW/gp25 family protein, whose product MAEQFVGSGWSFPLRIGPTGGIALVSGEKEVEEAIRLILSTAPGERPMRPEFGCAIHDLVFAPVNEQTAGRIQHEVHVSLDRWEPRIEVEDVEVTTGADPSVLMIDVRYSIRGTNNPRSLVFPFYVIPSHDEPDLPPASPDSSESDR is encoded by the coding sequence ATGGCAGAGCAGTTCGTCGGCTCCGGCTGGTCGTTCCCGTTGCGGATCGGGCCCACCGGCGGCATCGCGCTGGTCAGCGGCGAGAAGGAGGTGGAGGAGGCCATCCGGCTCATCCTCTCCACGGCCCCGGGCGAACGCCCGATGCGGCCTGAGTTCGGCTGCGCCATCCACGATCTCGTCTTCGCCCCCGTCAACGAGCAGACCGCCGGCCGCATCCAGCACGAGGTGCACGTCAGCCTCGACCGCTGGGAGCCGCGGATCGAGGTCGAGGACGTCGAGGTCACCACCGGCGCCGACCCGAGCGTGCTGATGATCGACGTCCGTTACTCGATCCGCGGCACCAACAACCCGCGCAGCCTGGTCTTCCCCTTCTACGTCATCCCCTCCCACGACGAGCCGGACCTGCCTCCCGCCTCCCCGGACTCCTCCGAAAGCGACCGCTGA
- the gndA gene encoding NADP-dependent phosphogluconate dehydrogenase, translating into MNASAAIGVTGLGVMGRNLARNFARHGYPVAVHNRTPARTRALLQEYGGEGDFVGAETAAEFVAALERPRRLMIMVQAGAATDAVIDEFVPLLEPGDIVIDGGNAHFADTRRREAALREKGLHFVGVGVSGGEEGALHGPSIMPGGSAESYAVLGPMFEDISAKVGGEPCATHVGADGAGHFVKMVHNGIEYADMQLIAEAYDLLRQVGGYAPAEIADIFREWNGGRLGSYLIEITADVLAHVDAATGAPFVDVVADAAGQKGTGRWTVQTALDLASPVTAIAQATFARAASGRAALRAAYAGLPGGTTPPLSATEADRFASRVEHALYASKVIAYDQGWTMIQDAAAEYGWKIDLGAVARIWRGGCIIRASFLDRIRAAYRADPDLVSLLAEEEFAKEIADAQVPWRETVASAARRGIPVPAFSAALSHYDTLRADRLPAALLQGQRDYFGAHTYGRVDREGAFHTHWATEGRPETEG; encoded by the coding sequence GTGAACGCATCCGCAGCCATCGGCGTGACCGGCCTCGGCGTGATGGGCCGCAACCTGGCCCGGAACTTCGCCCGGCACGGCTACCCGGTCGCCGTCCACAACCGCACCCCGGCGCGCACCCGCGCGCTGCTCCAGGAGTACGGCGGCGAGGGCGACTTCGTCGGCGCCGAGACCGCCGCCGAGTTCGTCGCCGCCCTGGAACGGCCCCGCCGCCTCATGATCATGGTCCAGGCGGGCGCCGCCACCGACGCCGTCATCGACGAGTTCGTGCCGCTCCTCGAACCCGGTGACATCGTCATCGACGGCGGCAACGCCCACTTCGCCGACACCCGCCGCCGCGAGGCCGCGCTGCGCGAGAAGGGCCTGCACTTCGTGGGTGTGGGCGTCTCCGGGGGCGAGGAGGGCGCACTGCACGGGCCGTCGATCATGCCGGGAGGCTCGGCGGAGTCGTACGCCGTGCTCGGGCCGATGTTCGAGGACATCAGCGCCAAGGTGGGCGGCGAGCCGTGCGCCACGCACGTCGGCGCGGACGGCGCCGGGCACTTCGTGAAGATGGTCCACAACGGCATCGAGTACGCCGACATGCAGCTCATCGCCGAGGCCTACGACCTGCTGCGCCAGGTCGGCGGGTACGCGCCGGCCGAGATCGCCGACATCTTCCGCGAGTGGAACGGCGGCCGGCTCGGCTCCTACCTCATCGAGATCACCGCCGACGTCCTCGCGCACGTCGACGCCGCCACCGGCGCGCCCTTCGTCGACGTCGTCGCCGACGCGGCCGGGCAGAAGGGCACCGGGCGCTGGACCGTGCAGACCGCGCTGGACCTGGCCTCCCCGGTCACCGCGATCGCCCAGGCGACCTTCGCCCGCGCCGCGTCCGGCCGCGCCGCGCTGCGCGCCGCCTACGCCGGACTCCCCGGCGGCACGACCCCACCGCTCAGCGCCACCGAGGCCGACCGCTTCGCCTCCCGCGTCGAACACGCCCTGTACGCCTCGAAGGTCATCGCCTACGACCAGGGCTGGACGATGATCCAGGACGCGGCCGCCGAGTACGGCTGGAAGATCGACCTCGGGGCGGTGGCCAGGATCTGGCGGGGCGGCTGCATCATCCGCGCGTCCTTCCTGGACCGGATCCGCGCGGCCTACCGGGCCGACCCGGACCTCGTCAGCCTGCTGGCCGAGGAGGAGTTCGCGAAGGAGATCGCGGACGCGCAGGTGCCGTGGCGGGAGACGGTCGCGTCCGCGGCCCGCCGGGGCATCCCGGTCCCCGCCTTCTCGGCGGCCCTCTCCCACTACGACACGCTCCGCGCCGACCGGCTCCCCGCGGCCCTCCTCCAGGGCCAGCGCGACTACTTCGGCGCGCACACCTACGGCCGCGTCGACAGGGAGGGCGCCTTCCACACCCACTGGGCGACCGAGGGCCGCCCGGAGACAGAGGGCTGA
- a CDS encoding M23 family metallopeptidase, whose protein sequence is MRRDDLRLLTAALVLLLTGAFLTTPAKADERPTHCAFGRRSAPPPAAHKDGPDRATGGGHRTVHTGRTARWTAPTVGYRLSARYAAKGRLWKHRHTGQDFAVDTGTPVYAVGPGSVVAATCGDAFGNQVVLHHPDGYYTQYAHLSVINVRRGQHVSTGQRIGAAGSTGNAEGPHLHFEVRTTRHLGSEVPPLPWLRQHGVSVPAKPSPAHLRPTPGASATASVTTTAVASPASSPATAKPSARGTTVPPGHRRPARPHRTTRPQVPPAPQATPLKHWIPASVWDPATLWDLTARRMPGTQP, encoded by the coding sequence ATGCGAAGGGATGATCTACGGCTGCTCACCGCCGCGCTGGTGCTCCTCCTGACCGGCGCGTTCCTCACCACACCCGCCAAGGCCGACGAGCGCCCGACGCACTGTGCCTTCGGCCGGCGCAGCGCCCCGCCGCCCGCTGCGCACAAAGACGGCCCGGACCGCGCCACAGGCGGCGGTCACCGTACCGTTCACACCGGCCGCACCGCCCGCTGGACCGCGCCCACCGTCGGCTACCGGCTGTCCGCCCGCTACGCGGCCAAGGGCCGCCTCTGGAAACACCGGCACACCGGCCAGGACTTCGCGGTCGACACCGGTACGCCCGTGTACGCCGTCGGCCCCGGCAGCGTCGTGGCCGCGACCTGCGGCGACGCCTTCGGCAACCAGGTCGTGTTACACCATCCCGACGGCTACTACACCCAGTACGCCCACCTGTCCGTCATCAACGTCCGCCGCGGCCAGCACGTCTCGACGGGCCAGCGGATCGGCGCGGCCGGCTCCACCGGCAACGCGGAGGGCCCTCACCTCCACTTCGAGGTCCGCACCACCCGGCACCTGGGCTCCGAGGTCCCGCCGCTCCCGTGGCTGCGGCAGCACGGCGTGAGCGTGCCCGCGAAGCCGTCCCCGGCACACCTCCGCCCGACACCGGGCGCCTCGGCCACCGCATCGGTCACGACCACCGCGGTCGCGAGTCCGGCGTCGTCGCCGGCGACCGCCAAGCCGTCCGCACGGGGGACGACCGTCCCGCCGGGGCACCGCCGCCCGGCGAGGCCGCACAGGACCACGAGGCCGCAGGTGCCCCCGGCACCTCAGGCGACCCCGCTGAAGCACTGGATCCCGGCATCGGTGTGGGATCCGGCGACGCTGTGGGACCTGACGGCACGGCGGATGCCGGGGACACAGCCGTAG